In Dermochelys coriacea isolate rDerCor1 chromosome 4, rDerCor1.pri.v4, whole genome shotgun sequence, the sequence aggggttacagtggacaagaagctggatatgagtcaacagtgtgcccttgttgccaagaaggctagcggcattttgggctgtataagtaggggcattgccagcagatcgagggacgtgatcattcccctctattcagcattggtgaggcctcatctggagtactgtgtccagttttgagccccacactacaagaaggatgtggaaaaattagaaaaagtccagcggagggcaacaaaaatgattagggggctggagcacatgacttatgaggagaggttgagggaactgggattatttagtctgcagaagagaagaatgaggggggatttgatagctgctttcaactacctgaacaggggttccaaagaggatggatctagactattctcagtggtagcggacaACTGAACAAGTCTCAagttggtctcaagttgcagtggaggaggtttaggttggatattaggaaaaactttttcactaggagggtggtgaagcactggaatccgTTAcgtagggagatggtggaatcttcttccttggaggtttttaaggtcaggctgggaaaaccctggtcaggagggagagagagatataAGTCTCCACCCAGGAGGGTGACACAGCTCAGGAGCCTATGCTCTTGCTAGACCCTGGAGAGGAAATACAGGTATAGTTTCCCTGAAGGTGATAAGGTTATTGGATTGAAATTCCTTCATGCCCACCAAAGGGGAGGCTAATTTACACTGCCGTACGCACCACTTCTGAATGATCCTACAGCCTGGAAACTCCAGCTGTCCTGCAgggtgccccatgctacagaggaaggcaaaaaaacctccagggcctctccaatctgccctggaggaaaattccttcccgaccccaaatatggcaatcagctaaaccctgagcacatgggcaagattcaccagccagatacccaggaaagaattttctatagtaactcagatcccatccatctaatatcccatctcaggggatttggcctatttaccctgaatatttaaagatcaattacttaccaaaatcccattatcccatcataccatctcctccataaacttatcgagtagaatcttaaaatcagatagatcttttgcccccactgcttcccttggaaggctattccaaaacttcactcctctgatggttaaaaaccttcgttagacttgaaatcagacgaaggtttttaaccatcagaggagtgaagttttggaataaccttccaagggaagcagtgggggcaaaagatctatctggttttaagattctactcgataagtttatggaggagatggtatgatgggataatgggattttggtaagtaattgatctttaaatattcagggtaaataggccaaatcccctgagatgggatattagatggatgggatctgagttactatagaaaattctttcctgggtatctggctggtgaatcttgcccatgtgctcagggtttagctgattgccatatttggggtcgggaaggaattttcctccagggcagattggagaggccctggaggtttttttgccttcctctgtagcatggggcatggttgactggagggaggcttctctgctccttgaagttttgaaccatgatttaaggacttcaatagctcagacatgggtgaggtttttcataggagtgggtgggtgacattctgtggcctgcgctgtgcaggaggtcggactagatgatcagaatggtcccttctgaccttagtatctaggaatctatgaatctagggtGAATTTCTTGGAGTAACACTGAGTTCCTGTTGCAAGGGCATTCATTTCCTTCTAGCCTTGAGCACTGTAGGGTCTCAGACACCGGGCACATTGCCAGGTTAACGATATCAGAAGAACAGCCATAGTTTAGAGGAACACACAAAccgttttcagagtagcagcacaAGCACACAAACCGTTGTGGATTAACCTACGTTCCACCACAGATCACCGGCTCCTGTGCATTGCAAAACTGGGACTAGCAGCTAAACAGACAGGAAGggtctgttttttttctccagaagagttttcccttttttttaagtgAACAAACCTAACGTTTCTAGTTACAGGCCTGCAGAGCTATCTGAGTAAGTGGCAGAGCCAGTCTGAGCAAACTGACCTATCCATcaagaaggaaaaacagcttCTGAACAGTTCTGGCCGGAAATACAAAGGCAGCGAAACCTACTTGTGGAGATTCACTctgagtgggggttgagcatAGTTTTTCCTGCTCTTCCCAAACAGCTGATCTGGTCAATTGCAAAAATGGACTATATACCCAAAAGAGCTAACCCTGGGTCAATATCACTGTAGCCACTTAGGCCAGGATGCCACTGCCAAGTGAGTATTGCCTGGCTGAAAGGAATAGAAAGTACCATCCAGGGTTAGGTATTAGCCTGGCATTTGGGAAACCTGCGTTCAATTTTCTGCTCTGTTCCAGCCTTCCTCTTTGACCTGGAGCAAATTGCGCAGGGTGTGGCTGTCCTGCAATCAGATGGGGTGGTTGTTACAGTTTGAGTGCACAGACCTGAGTTAGTGTAATCTTGCTAACTCCGATTCTGAAGGGGTGAAGCCCCATCAGCATGTACTTTAGTGCAGGTGGTACAAGCCCATCGGAGCCCTGGGGCAATTATTCATGGGGCTAGACCACACTGAAGcgtgagctgctgctgctgtactgTCACTCCTCCGGTACcagtgctagctagattaaagctagagtAAGTGTGTCTGCttgagctgcaatcacatctTGTGATTGCAATAGAGACATGCCCgtagttgctctgtgcctcagtttcacctcaGTGCACTGGGGATAGTAGCACTCCGAATTCCGATGTCTGCATCACAACGGCTCTGCCACACCTGGCCTCTTTGGTGCCAGGGTGAGGTCGCCAGGGCCAAGCAGATGGAGTTCCTTCTCCCCGAGGGGCGGCTGAGGTGGGCCGGCTGGATGGCTAGCGCTGTGTTGTCGAATAGCGTAGCTGCTTTACAGGTGCAGTAGTTCTGTCCTCAGAGCCCCTGCTGAGGGCCTGAACCATTTTGCCCAGAGTGACTCCCCCACCGGCCCCCCATGGTGATTTGCGATCACTGGCTTTCTGCATGCAACAATGTCCCTGGGTTGTCCAACACAGCGCCGAATCATCAGGAGAAAAGCAGATGTCTCGGCACTGAAGATGCGCCAGCAGCCAGTAATGCTGCTAAGCGTTAATGAGCGAGATTGACAGATAGTGAAATCAGTCAGGGACGCTGCTCACCTTGACCCGTCACCTTCATTAGCTCAATTAAGATCTTCCTGTCTAACATAAATTCATCAGACATGGATAACGTCCTGAAACTCTTATGTTTATTGGCTATATTATCCTGGCACTGTCACCACCCATCCCAGGGCCTGGATAAATGGTGCATACATTGCTCCAGACACTTAACAGTTGTCTAATCAGCAACCTTTGTCATCTTCGTTGGCTTGCTTTAATATTTGCCACTTAGCGAGGGCATGGTAGACAATAGAGAGGGTGAGAGGGGCTGTTTCACCCCTGCCTTTGGAATCTGAGCAGGGTCAGACAGTCAACATTAAGCAGTGAGTCCTCACTTAAACCAATGAATGGAAAAAGAAGGACACGACGTAAATACTAATAGCCTTCTAGTGCAGTGGTcgccaaactgtggggtgtgctcCCATTGCGGGGCCTAGAGAAACATCCGGGGGGTGCAGCAAGGCCCGGACCAGCCCCCtgacagggggtggggtggaagcacCACCCAGTGCAGTCCGCCCCCAGCTCCATTCCAACCCCGCCCACAACCTGTGGGCTGCTCCCCACCACAGCTCCGGTCCCGCTCCCAGCTCCTGACCACGGTTGCCGGGGGGCGGACAGGTTCCATTATGGGTAAGACGGGGGTGCCatataaaaagtttggggaccactgttctagagaGTTCTGAAATCTTCTCTGCTGTCATCTGCTCTCGTCCTAGAGCCTGATTCTTATCTTGCACCActataaatctggagtgactccactcAAACTATTTAGCCTGATTCCAGTCTCCTGCACAATGGTATAAGTTAagagtgacttcagtggagttacatcagtacAAAACTAGTgcgagatcagaatctggtccacgAGAATTGCTCTGGCCGGTGCAGTAGAGTGAGGCCAGAATATACTCTTTGGGATAGGGGGACTGTATTGTCATTTTTCATACAAACAGCCCAAAGCTTTGTGCAAACTTTAACTGAGTGCGCCTCACACACCCTGTGAGGCAGGTGAAGAGCAACGGGCCCGTATCCCACAGATGGGAAAAGGATGACCTAGTGGTTAGGGGCACTAGGTTAGGAGACCTGGGCTAAAttcctactctgccacagacttcctttgtgaccttgggcaagtcacttaggcccagatcctcaattaATTTAGGTGGAAAAGAAGGGCCCAAAGAATCAAAAGTGTTAACACAACCCAGTTTAATGCTCCTGCATTAAACAGTGTTAGGCTGTCAGGGGTGAGCTCCTTCAGCTGAACCTGAGAACTAGCCAGACCAGCCTCTGGGCCAATTAATAAGATTGGATGAGTAGCAGCAGGACTGCCTGATTGGCTAGCCCACCGGATTGGCTGAAGAGAGCCAGTAGGCCTGCttttaagctcagcagcagcaggttgCTGGCTGCTCAATGAATGTGTCTGCAGTTGGAGCTGCTCCTGTGCCTACCCTCCTCCTATTCTGCTTCAATCCAGGCTGAAGAAGGTCCAGAGTCCCAGGAGATGGAGGTCATGACGGTGGAGCTtgctcctttcccttcctttcatCAGCCAGCTTCATGACAGCCTGCTCCTTATTCCCCCACAAAATCTCTTTCTGAGGACcccaaaatgggggtggggaggaggtaatAGCTcctcctctcattattttgtccatcaattaggcctagtttctgacacaCCCATTTTGGTTCATTGATATCTGCTCCCACACTTCTCTTGGTTACCAGGCATGGTCTTAACACAGCCCCTGAGTTCTATGTGGAGGCCTCTTTGTTTGAACTCCTGctgtttttctgtctcttttgtaccttttcccatcaacatttctTGTTTCAGGTTATGGTAACTCTGAATGAACTTTCACGTGCTCTTTGCAGCTGAGTTCACAATTTGGGTACATTTGTTGGCCCAGTTACCAGAACAGGCCCTATACATACCTTAGATGGACCGATAGAAAACTGAGAcggggagaggggaagtgacttgcctataaGCCCACAGAAAGTCAATGTTGGAGCCAGAATTGAACCCAGAAATTTGGAGTCCGAGGGCCAGTTTTATGGAGATATTTAGGTATCAAAACCCCTAGTGAGGTTTTTAAAGGTGCCTAAGtgctaaactcccattgaaatcataaaagaggagaaaaaagagtGTTTCAAAGACTTAAAGATGTCACTGCACTAGAGAGAAAGGACTGCCTTTATAAACTCTCCCCCAGGTATTATTGTAGGTGATTTAGAATGACTGAGAGCCCCTGTATGGAAAAGGGGCTGAGCACTGGGGTATAACACAGGGCTGCCCTTTCTCAGCCCACTGTAGAAAGGGGAAAGAGGACTCCACCAGTGGGAGGTAACACAAGGCATCAGTGGATCAATAGCACAGATCCACAATCCAGATCTGAATGCTGGCTTCAGAGCTAGGCTTTTGGTTCTGTAGGATGCTGGTGGGTCCAGATCTGTTATTTCTCAACGTCTGGGGGTGTCAACCCCAGGGTTTccatttcttagaatcatagaatatcagggttggaagggaccccagaaggtcatctcaTCTCTGATTAGTCTGTAGTTCAGGATTGTTTCCAGGAGACCTGCTTGTGAGGCTGCTAGGCTAATACATGTCTCTGAGAAACAGTCAAAAACAGCTGGTCAcagaaaatgcagaagaaaatgacTACGAGGGGGAAgagcttcctctctctccttactAAGCTTCCTGTTAATTACACACAGACACAGTTGCTGTTTATAGGCCTGATCCAGCCTATGTGACTCTCATTTGCTCTAAGGGGCTTCAGACCAGGTTCTGTACTTTCTTGTCCACTAGTTAGCTAGGAGAGATGGGCCTCACCCGCCTGGCTGACCCCATACAGCTCCCCGGGGAGCAGGACCGAGACCCAAAAGAGAGCTCTAAGAAGGAACCCTCACAAGCAGCAGTGCGATTTGCGGGTGCAGCAACATATACAGTGGCTGTGACTCCTCAGACACGGCATTATTCAGCAGGGAGGCGGCCAGCTTTGACACTGGAAGCTCCGCCTCTGGCTCCACCTCCCTGGAGTGTCTCCTCCCTCTTGGGACTCTATAAATGGTTGCTTCCTAAGCTTGGTGACCGTCAGAGCCGATTGAGGCTGTGTCTTTGTGTCGCCTGCCTTGCAGGCCGGCTACCATCAAACCAGCACCCCCCTGGTCAAACGGGTAAGTGTGTGCCTTCTCTTTTTCAATACCCTGTTGCCCCTTTGGACCTGAGTGGTTCGCTGAATTTGGGGGGTTGTGGGTAGTTCCAGTTAAAAGGAGAAATTGATGACAGAATCAGGTCTTTTCTTCgctgcaatcttgtttatttacaaggggtgaacacaaagtcctgtttccctgaacacagaagGAACCAAACAGGAGATAGGTCCTTTGCTTTCTGATCCAAGCCTCTTTTTCCAGCATCAGACTCCTTCTCTTGGCTCCTCTCAGGGTCACCCACTGAGCTTGTCCAGactgtgtctgtctctgtgtgtgcgcgcgctgTCTCCTGCTTCTCTTCCATTTACACACCACCCTCTGCTCAAACAATACCCAGAGAGTCCCTCAACACAGCTTATTCAGATTTCTGGACAGCCTTGTATTTGCCTCTGTTTTGGGAATAGCCATGTGCCTGCACTTTGGGTTTGGCAGCAGTTTTCATTTCAGTCACTTCTTCACATTCATCCTGAACAAAAGGGGATGTTGATGTTTAGGATGTTTTTGGGTGAATAAAGAAACAAGGAGGATATTGCAAACTGCCAGGGGTgaatccccctcctgcacagGGGCCAGTGTGAGGGTGCAGGTGGTGCAttgactctgcacttgtcctgaaTCACACCCCGATAGAAAAAGCAAAGCAGCCAAGACACACAACAAGAACGTTTAACCCAGctgtgaccctaagagccccTCGGTGCCAATTAGCAGAGAGCCTCCCCATTTTGTAACTTGCATCAACTCTGACATACGCATTGCCCCAACACACTATTGTCAAAATATGTAGCTCAAAAGTGCCATGTAAGGTACCTGCTGTCATGTGATGGATGTATGGGTTGTGTATAAAGAGTTACAGATGTGTGCTagaaaaaatgttctcaaaatgtgtttgggaggcagtGCACAAAGGGGTGTGTATTATCTGTCTGACCAGCTAGACTTcaggcagaggacaatgaaagtacatttacatgtaAGGTAAAGAAAGCCATCCAAATAAACAAATAGAGGAGAAGACTGTTCAACAATCATGCTGGGAGATAGAATATGCACCCCAGGAAGACTTCCTGCCTCTTGTGGCAGAGAAAATGGATTTTGGGTAATACAAGGGAAGGAAAAAGACTTTTTAGTGATCTATCACTGTGGGGACATAAAGGTACGGCAGCCTGTGAAAGTTGGACACCTAGTCTGGAGGGCTAGGGATGCTGGTAACTGGAAGAAAATTGCTTTAGCAAAGATGGTAACTTGCTAAAATTAGTTGCTATCAAGTgtgttttgtattatttgtaACCACACCTCTCTCTTTTATACTTGCTTCGTATcccttaaatctctgttctttgttaataaactacTCCctagttttactataaaccagcTCACTGCTATGCTATTGAAATAAGTGAGAGTCTTCAGCAAACCTAACCAGCTGACATGCAcatgtctctttggaggcagcggATTTAGTAATTTCTGTGAGCATCCAGCGAGAGGGACTAGATGCTGCAAGGAGGCGTCTCTGGGGAACTGCaattcactgattgttacctgcaaggcaaggtttagactggcagagtttcaaggggtttgttggggaagcGGGCgggctggtgtggcagggagctgacacacaggCTAATCTCCGCTGAGGCAGCGGGGTAACTCTGTGGCTTATGGTTCTGGCTGTCCTGAGCAGAACGTCATGCCAACATACAGAACATTGAAACATGTCGGGAGCTAGACCCAGTTTGTTGAACAGCCCCAGAACTTCACTCTGTTCCATGGAGCAGCAAGCCAGCGAGGGTGAGAGTCTTGGGATGACACTGAGCAAAGGGAAGTGTAAGTTATCAGGACAAATTCTCTACCCTTGAAATCTGGTTAATTATGGCAACCCCATGACCTGGCTCATGTTGAACCTGACTGGACGAGAGAATGAATATGTAGTAGAGAGTGATTCTGCACAGCTGTGGGGTTCGGTGGCCCTAACAAGACTTTCTGCTGCCTCCTATTTGTGTGATTTACTCGATATACAggtttgaagtgagctgtagctcacgaaagcttatgctcaaataaatttgttagtctctaaggtgccacaagtactccttttctttttactagataTACACTTGGCTAATCACCCTGTGGGACTGAGAGCTTTTAATTGTAAGATTATGTATTTGTTGTGTTGTGAGGGTGCTTACAGCCTGAGACCCACTGAACTGACTTTTCTGTCTCTCCAGCTTTGGGAGCTATACGTGACAGGGCAATCAGTAGATGATGTGGCATTATGCACTTCCAGGCACTGGAATCTCAATGTAGGGTGCCTGACGTTTTGAAAGGGCTGTGTTGCTCTAGTCCAGAAGCCTCCGTGGTTTGCTGTGTGATGCAGGTGCGGTTTGCTCAGATGAAAGACCTATCTCTCTGCTTTGTTTGCAAAAAATATGCAAGGCATTAAAGAAAAGTAACCAGTGAGATAACTTCTGCTCTCAGGTACACTGGTGTACCTATAGATAGATCAACTCTACTGAAATCAGCGAGCCTGATTCTGACCTCTCATGGGTATAAAAGCAGACTAACTCAATTGAGTcgatgggtcagattctgatccttGTGTTAAtgtattgtggtagtgtctaGCGGCCCCCACGCCattgcgctaggcgctgtacacgTAATCTTCAGACAGTGTGGGGTATTGTCTCCCTCTGGTGGCTGGTTCACATGAGAGGTTTGAGTCTATAATTGCTACCAGTTTGTGGAATTTGGGCCAgggttttaaaggtatttaggcacctaaagttgcAGCCAGGTACCTGgtggagttttcaaaagcacctaggtgtggatctcccattgatttcaatcttCAGCCACCTCGATACCTTTCAAACTCTAACCTTGTGTCCTCCAGTTCTGTTTGTAGCTGCCAAGGCCTTTCACTCTGAAGGATGTGGATCAGAATCCCACTGCCACCAAAGTGGGGTTGGTTATCGGGGTCCTTAACAGAACAAAGCTCTGTGTGAATGTGAgcgtgtaacaccgacagaccccagttgtcgatgggcgggatcgaacctgggacctcagtgcatgagcctctaccacatgagctaaaagccatatggcacTTAgttaaggctatagagcagactcattaatctctaagtgatCTCGGTGCCACTTgatggaacagaacaccacacccaggcgGTGTGTGGGTTACACGTGCTATAGATGTACATCACAAGCTCTGCTTCCGAGAAGACTCCATGGAGTCCAGTAGAGATGTCTCCCTGCAGACACGAATTGCCTGgctatttaggcaccaaactcccatgGGAATCCCTgcgagttaggtgcctaaatacaattgaggatttgggcctgagATGCTATGGTGGTGGGTGTTGTGGCAATCCCCGATCAAGACCGAAGGGGCACACGCAAGCTGTGGGACGAGGAGAGGAAAGGCCATTAgcagatggaggaggaggggtcGCTGCAAGAGGTTTCATGGATTcccaggccagaggggaccattgtaCTCCTCTAGGCTGCCTTCCTGTGTAGCACTGGGTGGAGTTCGCTCCTGAAATAAACAGGTGGGTTCTCAGGAGGGACCTGAGGGAGAggacaggggagaggaggagctggaggtggaGAAGCCATGAATAGTAAAGAGCTGGAGAGGGAGGGCTAGATGGGTCAGAGGGAGGGGAATGAGAGAAGAGCTGTAAGCAAAGATGGGGTGCTTGGCTGGACTGCACTGAGTGATCAGAACCCAGCCCCCTTATTACCCAGTGAAGGGGGCTATTTCGTATGCCTTCCTCAGGAACCTGTTCGCTTCACTGTAACTCCAGGCAATGGAGATTAATCCCTTGCTGGCTGCTTTGCCagcctccctcctctcccaagcCTCTTGATCTACCATTTATTTGCTTAGCAGGTCAGAGAAATGGGCTCGATTCAATCCCTTGCTGGTGCCTTCTCTCCGACTGCTCTGGCCAGGCTGACATGCCCTAATATTCTCTGCCCGCCACtattccctctaaggtgtgcgcatgcacacagatcctaaacctgCACACATGGCAAAACACGGCACGCCCAAAAATttccacagaagcacaacaatttgcacagaagaaatcttTTGCAcccacggcctgtcaaaaattagagggaacattgccacCCACAGTAATAGCGGTGACACAATCTGAAATCTCACTTTCTGgccctgcctctcccagcccaggTTTGCTTTGACCCTGGGTGTTTCAAACAGAATGGTGCACCAAATGAGCCAGCGTGCTTTAGCTGATTTTCATTGCAAATTCCTGGTAAGAGAGGCAGCAGAATGAGACTAAAGAAGCCTACACAATGCCATGCTCTCTGCATTCAGGAACATGTTTCCCAGCCGCTTTCCCCTTTTGGGCAGTCTGATTGTCACTTAGCTGAGCTATGGTCTCATCAGAGCGACACGGTCTGAGCATGTGTccgggagccaggaactcctgaactAGGCTCCTGAGTCTGATGCTGACTCCCTCTGCAAGTCATTAAAGATGAGAGGGTGAAATCTGCCTAGGGTGATGCACTCCAGGGACAGCTCAGCAGAGCACGGGCTCCCCAGGAGCTCCCAGGTGTGCGTGAGGACTGTGCCGAAACTGAGCTACTTTTGGACAAGCTGCCCCCTGTGTGCCACTGCCCTGACCGTAGGGGACtaggagggagcagggtctgTGGTTGTTACTAGCCATCACAGTAGGTGCAATAGGGTGTGACACTCTATGTGCACTCCTGGCAAGTCAAAACTCATTATGGCTCTTAACcgctttgcctcagtttccccatctacacaGCGCGACTCGCTAGCTTGCCTGTGAGAGTTCGCTGGTGAAGAGGGGGAGAAGCTGCTAGCTGCACAAGGGCAATCTGGGTGCTGCAGGGGGTTCATTGCACAGGGCTCATAGGAATCTGTTCTTTGGCAGGGTCACAACCCTGAACTTTGGGCAGCTGGTTCCAGTGCCTTAGGAGACTCGAAAGAAAAATGTGTAAAACTGCAGTGTTTCATGTTTTTCACCCCAAGCCCCAAAATAGCCCTGAGCTCCCGGGAAATGGTGTTCCCAGCCTCACGGGAGCTGGATGGGGTCTGCTGGAAGAGTCAGTCCCTCCCCTGCCAAGGCAGGGCTCTTCTCCTCCTGGTGCCTTGTTTCCAATGTCCTGACTGATGGGGCTTCCATTGCTTCCCTCAGGAAGTGCCTCCCCAGCCTGAGCTCTCACGGTCACAAGGGCTCAGCCCCTCTGTCCTGAGATCTGGGTTTGTCACGAAACTGGAAACCAGGTGACACGTGCTTCCAGTGCTACACATGGACCAGCCAAGCTCTGCTCTGAGCTCCAGGATGGCTGCAGCCAACAAGGATCTGAcagagcacccccacccccatgctcagACTCCCATTGAACTCCCAAGGGAgcccctgcacagagcagcatcAGAGCCGGGCCCTTAGCTTTGCTAGCTGAACAAGGCTTGACTGTGGGGAGGAGCCATAGCTGCCCCAGAATTCAATGTCTGAGCCCCGGGCACAAACCCCAGGGCTTGGTCTGGCTTTGTGGCTGCCTGGCTCCGCAAGCCTGAATGACAGAAGGGTTTTACCCTGTATGAAAACCAGGGGCGCTCCTATCCAGGGGCGTGTCTGCCAGCAAGTCGAGCGTCTGCGTCTTTATGCTCGTGCTTATTACCACACACGACAGGTGACCATCAGCTCTAAGGGTGCTGCCTGTCATGGCTTCCATGGTGTATGGGATGGTGCAGTGCATCACAGCCAGACTTCGCAGGGGCTTGTAATGTAAATTAAAGTCTTCGTAATCGTTTCACCCAGTTGAATTTTCGACTTAAAAAGCCCCAAATTCATTCATTCGACCCATGTACCTACAGGATCTGTCCATCCGTTCTAGGTACCGTCACCGCAGAGTGTGAGCCCCTCAGCGCAGAGGACTCTGTAAATACAGTAAACGAGATGCTGCTCTCCTTAGTGCCAACTGGACAGCAAGAAACCCAGAGCGTTAAATCAGCCACCCACATTGGCGCACTGCCCTGTGCAAACCACCCCATTGCTCTTCCTGGAGGATGTCCTCTAGGCCAGCCCTTCTcacctttttgggctcaggacccattggTAAGTGTTGATGACCTGTTGCcacccagtaaatagtctggggcTCTGGAGTGGGTTTGGTTGGATCCTGCCccctggcagggggttgggttctGCTCAGCACTCACCCTGCAATGGTGGCTCCTGTAgccctgtgctgtggggctggctgggcttggctctctgcTCTGGGCATCACAACCTctggggctgcagtgctgctcaggtttggccctgcaCCCCTGACTGCACCAAAGGTGTGTGAGTGGAGTTATGACCTGGCTtgtggggttgcagtgccactcactcagatttggcctatCCACACGCCCGTTGTCATGac encodes:
- the LOC119854682 gene encoding uncharacterized protein LOC119854682 isoform X1, whose product is MGLTRLADPIQLPGEQDRDPKESSKKEPSQAAVRFAGAATYTVAVTPQTRHYSAGRRPALTLEAPPLAPPPWSVSSLLGLYKWLLPKLGDRQSRLRLCLCVACLAGRLPSNQHPPGQTGTVTAECEPLSAEDSVNTVNEMLLSLVPTGQQETQSVKSATHIGALPCANHPIALPGGCPLGQPFSPFWAQDPLCTSDLSATSLSWGNLAKAFGRSE
- the LOC119854682 gene encoding uncharacterized protein LOC119854682 isoform X2, which encodes MGLTRLADPIQLPGEQDRDPKESSKKEPSQAAVRFAGAATYTVAVTPQTRHYSAGRRPALTLEAPPLAPPPWSVSSLLGLYKWLLPKLGDRQSRLRLCLCVACLAGRLPSNQHPPGQTGTVTAECEPLSAEDSVNTVNEMLLSLVPTGQQETQSVKSATHIGALPCANHPIALPGGCPLGQPFSPFWAQDPL